In a genomic window of Pelotomaculum thermopropionicum SI:
- the MinD gene encoding MinD superfamily P-loop ATPase (containing an inserted ferredoxin domain) produces the protein MTKKLTVAVASGKGGTGKTTISTCLAYAAVEAGYETAYIDCDVEEPNGHLFLKPLLERSYPVSLPVPAVDEEKCVACGACGEICQYSAIVCINKSVLTFEKMCHGCGGCSLVCPAGAISEKKRELGIVEEGRAGKISFYHGRLNIGEAMSPPLIKAVRSAGRESLLNIVDAPPGTSCPVISAVRNADYVLLVAEPTLFGLNDLGLAVDMVKELEIPHAVVVNRSCPGNTLARKFCAERGIKVLAEIPDDRRVAEAYSRGELPYLSVPGYQRRFAKLLISILKEARR, from the coding sequence GTGACAAAAAAGTTGACTGTTGCCGTGGCCAGCGGCAAGGGGGGCACAGGCAAAACTACTATTTCAACGTGCCTGGCTTATGCGGCTGTGGAAGCAGGTTACGAGACAGCTTATATCGATTGCGATGTTGAAGAGCCTAACGGGCACCTTTTTTTGAAACCGCTCCTGGAGCGCAGTTACCCGGTCAGCCTGCCGGTTCCGGCGGTCGATGAAGAAAAGTGCGTTGCCTGCGGTGCCTGCGGGGAAATTTGCCAGTACAGCGCCATTGTGTGTATAAATAAAAGCGTCCTCACATTTGAAAAAATGTGCCACGGGTGCGGCGGCTGTTCGCTGGTATGTCCCGCAGGGGCCATATCCGAGAAGAAAAGAGAACTGGGTATAGTGGAGGAGGGGCGCGCCGGGAAAATATCGTTTTACCACGGCAGGCTGAATATTGGTGAGGCCATGAGCCCCCCTTTAATAAAGGCCGTACGGTCTGCCGGCCGGGAAAGCTTGTTGAACATAGTGGATGCCCCTCCAGGCACTTCCTGCCCGGTAATCTCTGCGGTCAGGAACGCAGATTACGTTCTTCTGGTAGCCGAGCCGACTCTCTTTGGATTGAACGACCTGGGCCTTGCCGTTGATATGGTTAAGGAGCTGGAAATACCCCATGCGGTGGTTGTAAACAGGTCCTGTCCGGGCAACACGCTCGCCCGTAAATTCTGTGCAGAAAGAGGAATAAAAGTGCTGGCCGAAATACCTGACGACCGGAGAGTGGCCGAAGCATACTCCAGAGGTGAACTGCCGTATCTTTCCGTACCAGGCTACCAGAGGCGCTTTGCGAAGCTCTTGATTTCGATTTTGAAAGAGGCAAGACGGTGA
- the Mrp gene encoding ATPase involved in chromosome partitioning, whose amino-acid sequence MEEKANCGCEEGKGCGCKEEKDCGCGEGKDCGCESEETKTPVPGKIPVNNFSEVKNVIAVMSGKGGVGKSSVTSLLACGFRKKGFEVGVLDADITGPSLPRMFGVKGLLEATPFGLLPSESSTGIKVMSMNLLMHDEDEPVIWRGPVLSNTVKQFWTEVVWDYLDYLFVDLPPGTGDVPLTVMQSLPLNGLIVVTSPQDLAAMIVKKAVKMANLMNIPIMGLIENMSGAVCPKCGEEFQLFGPGHGREVAEKFNLRFLGSLPVDPELSVLCDEGKIEDYKSDIFTNVIPEILLQ is encoded by the coding sequence GTGGAAGAAAAAGCTAATTGCGGCTGTGAAGAAGGGAAAGGCTGCGGGTGCAAAGAAGAAAAAGACTGCGGGTGCGGAGAGGGAAAAGACTGCGGTTGCGAGAGCGAGGAAACGAAAACGCCTGTTCCCGGCAAGATACCCGTGAACAATTTTAGCGAAGTTAAAAACGTTATAGCCGTTATGAGCGGCAAAGGCGGTGTCGGCAAATCTTCGGTAACGTCCCTTTTGGCCTGCGGCTTCAGGAAAAAAGGCTTTGAAGTGGGAGTGCTGGATGCTGATATTACAGGCCCCAGCCTGCCGAGGATGTTTGGAGTAAAAGGTTTGCTGGAAGCCACTCCGTTCGGCCTGCTTCCCTCAGAAAGCTCTACCGGCATAAAAGTTATGTCCATGAACCTGCTGATGCATGACGAAGATGAACCTGTAATCTGGCGCGGGCCGGTACTTTCCAACACGGTAAAACAGTTTTGGACTGAAGTGGTCTGGGATTACCTGGATTACCTTTTTGTGGACCTGCCTCCCGGCACGGGGGATGTGCCCCTTACTGTTATGCAGTCGCTGCCGTTAAACGGGTTAATTGTGGTCACCTCGCCGCAGGACCTGGCTGCAATGATTGTGAAAAAAGCGGTAAAAATGGCCAACCTTATGAATATACCAATAATGGGTTTGATTGAAAACATGAGCGGCGCTGTCTGCCCCAAATGCGGAGAAGAATTTCAGCTGTTTGGTCCTGGGCATGGCAGGGAGGTTGCGGAAAAATTTAATCTTCGGTTCCTCGGGAGCCTGCCGGTTGACCCGGAACTCTCAGTCCTATGCGACGAGGGAAAGATTGAAGACTATAAAAGTGACATTTTCACAAATGTTATTCCGGAAATCTTACTCCAATAA
- a CDS encoding predicted DNA-binding proteins: protein MPRPPKCRRVEQFPGFTFFKPSGIPMSELSEVVLSVEELEAIRLRDLEGMEHEECAGKMSVSRPTFHRILASARQKVAHALINGTALRITGGNFKLVQYMLECRRCGHRWKGAICRRMLCPSCSSMDWHRIE from the coding sequence ATGCCCAGGCCGCCGAAATGCAGAAGAGTTGAGCAATTCCCCGGTTTTACTTTCTTTAAGCCGTCGGGCATTCCAATGTCGGAACTATCCGAAGTCGTGCTGTCGGTTGAGGAACTTGAAGCCATCCGCCTGAGAGACCTGGAGGGGATGGAGCACGAAGAATGCGCCGGAAAGATGTCTGTTTCCAGACCTACCTTCCACAGGATACTGGCTTCCGCCAGGCAAAAAGTGGCTCACGCTTTGATAAACGGAACTGCTCTTAGAATTACGGGTGGAAACTTTAAGCTGGTTCAGTATATGCTGGAATGCCGGAGATGCGGCCACCGCTGGAAAGGTGCCATCTGCAGGCGTATGTTGTGCCCTTCATGCTCCAGCATGGACTGGCACAGGATTGAATGA
- the FabG gene encoding dehydrogenases with different specificities (related to short-chain alcohol dehydrogenases), giving the protein MGKLDGKVAFITGAARGQGRAAALAMAAEGADIACFDICRNLDYPSYCLATREDMEVTVSGIRALGRKAAVFYGDVRRFNEVRAAVEGTIEVFGKIDILLNNAGIAGIGASHELKEEEWDTMLDINLKGVWLCCKAVIPHMIERKGGVIISTSSVNGVKALPYSVHYTCAKWGVIGLTKTLAQELAPYNIRVNSISPGTVATRMVAGLAREAGLEYEEAARQFCSGHLISGLIPPEAVAAAALWLSSEEARYITGHNLLVDGGWAST; this is encoded by the coding sequence ATGGGCAAACTGGACGGAAAGGTTGCTTTTATTACAGGCGCTGCCAGGGGGCAGGGCCGCGCTGCGGCCCTGGCCATGGCCGCAGAGGGGGCTGACATTGCCTGCTTTGACATTTGCAGGAATCTCGACTATCCCAGCTACTGCCTGGCAACCAGGGAGGATATGGAGGTAACGGTTTCCGGTATAAGGGCCCTGGGAAGGAAGGCAGCGGTTTTTTACGGCGACGTCCGCCGTTTTAACGAGGTAAGGGCGGCCGTTGAAGGGACCATAGAGGTTTTTGGGAAGATTGATATCCTTTTAAACAACGCCGGCATAGCCGGTATAGGGGCCTCCCACGAACTGAAGGAAGAAGAGTGGGACACCATGCTGGACATTAACCTGAAAGGGGTCTGGCTTTGCTGCAAGGCTGTAATTCCTCACATGATTGAGAGAAAAGGCGGGGTTATAATCAGCACGTCTTCCGTGAACGGGGTAAAGGCCCTGCCGTATTCCGTTCATTACACCTGCGCCAAGTGGGGCGTCATCGGGCTAACCAAAACCCTGGCCCAGGAGCTCGCTCCGTATAACATCAGGGTCAACAGCATCAGCCCGGGCACGGTGGCCACCCGGATGGTGGCCGGCCTTGCCAGGGAGGCCGGCCTGGAGTACGAGGAGGCGGCCAGGCAGTTTTGCTCGGGTCACCTGATCAGCGGTTTGATACCCCCGGAGGCCGTAGCGGCGGCGGCTTTATGGCTGTCTTCAGAGGAGGCCCGCTATATTACGGGGCACAACCTGCTGGTGGACGGCGGCTGGGCATCTACCTGA
- a CDS encoding predicted Fe-S oxidoreductases, with amino-acid sequence MKSSTWTMRLKAPVCLTWQITGRCNLSCIHCLAGSSGDGPDRLSMGEVRHFLDDLARMKVFYINIGGGEPLLHPRFFDIVDYALKRDIYVQFSTNGTLIDRAVAAEIAGRGLRVQVSLDGWKPAVNDPVRGRGTFQQAVKAIRLLRERNVDVSVNCVVTRETIAGLDEMLRLANRFGAGLRLSRLRPAGRARDRWRKMVPDREQYRRLYHWLMEHPEVRTGDSFFFLSAFGAPLPGLCFCGAGKLTCSVDPAGNVYPCPFTVDKALIAGNIREKPLSELWLEGLLNYWPAAGPEACRGCPAYGRCRGGCRGASFLVYGNCNMADPECLRGVVNERAFV; translated from the coding sequence ATGAAATCCAGCACCTGGACAATGCGGCTGAAGGCGCCGGTATGCCTGACCTGGCAGATCACCGGCAGGTGTAATTTGAGCTGCATCCACTGCCTTGCCGGCAGCAGCGGGGACGGCCCGGACCGGCTGAGCATGGGTGAGGTAAGGCATTTTCTCGATGATCTGGCCCGGATGAAGGTTTTTTATATCAACATCGGGGGCGGAGAGCCCCTTCTTCACCCGCGCTTTTTTGATATAGTGGATTACGCCCTGAAGCGGGACATTTACGTTCAGTTCAGCACCAACGGAACCCTTATTGACCGGGCCGTGGCCGCAGAAATTGCCGGGCGGGGCTTAAGGGTGCAGGTAAGCCTGGACGGGTGGAAGCCTGCGGTAAACGACCCCGTCCGCGGGCGGGGCACGTTTCAACAGGCAGTTAAAGCCATCCGCCTGCTGCGGGAAAGAAATGTTGATGTTTCGGTTAACTGTGTCGTGACCAGGGAAACAATTGCCGGCCTGGACGAGATGCTCCGGCTGGCAAACAGATTCGGGGCCGGCCTGAGGCTGTCCAGGCTGCGCCCGGCCGGCAGGGCCCGCGACAGGTGGCGGAAGATGGTTCCGGACCGGGAGCAGTACCGGCGGCTTTATCACTGGCTGATGGAACACCCGGAGGTGCGCACGGGCGACTCCTTCTTTTTCCTTTCAGCCTTTGGGGCCCCTTTGCCCGGGCTGTGCTTTTGCGGGGCCGGCAAGCTGACCTGTTCTGTAGACCCGGCCGGCAACGTTTATCCCTGCCCTTTTACCGTTGATAAGGCCTTAATTGCAGGAAATATAAGGGAAAAACCGTTATCCGAGCTGTGGCTGGAGGGCTTGTTAAACTATTGGCCTGCCGCCGGGCCGGAAGCCTGCCGGGGCTGCCCGGCCTACGGCCGGTGCCGGGGCGGGTGTCGCGGCGCTTCTTTTCTGGTCTACGGCAATTGCAATATGGCCGACCCCGAATGTTTAAGGGGAGTAGTTAATGAAAGGGCATTTGTATAA
- the NemA gene encoding NADH:flavin oxidoreductases (containing TrxB (COG0492), thioredoxin reductase domain), with the protein MNPDYHFLFSPIRIGPVTVRNRIVFPAHLTNYAVNNLPSDRHAFYYGERARGGAGLIITEEQSVHPTDRAYEKLIDGCNPAVVPGYRRITGEVHRYGGKIFAQLNHNGQQASGAFSGLPVWGPSSIPDPLFREVPKAMEKSDIQEVIRGFCLVAGHVIRGGFDGIEVQASHSSLLRQFMSPLTNERTDEYGGSFENRMRLTVELMTALRRITGGRLALGIRLSGDELVDGGLTLAEARKAAAYLCELKLVDFINTSIASFHNLYMVMGSMHVPPGYGAFIAASIREVADVPVFAAGRINTPAQAERLLASGQADMVAIARGQICDPEFAVKALEGREDEIRYCISCNQCCAARTGLNRDLSCLQNPAAGREEVFGCHSVVKPARLKKIMVIGGGPAGLAAAGEAARRGHQVTLFERENMLGGQVNLIARLPGRSEFAEVIRNQVKELRSLPVKVELGVEVTAGLVEREKPDAVIVAAGSEAVPCGLPGAGLPHVMTFYEVLAGREVPGKRVLVVDETGFYQGAGTAEYLARLNKKVFILTSCLYAGPDLMPTMDLPLWYRRVLGLGAEMIVNSIVTSIEPGRVTVMNHYTGRENVLEGIDNVVLALHPGPRDEIYRMIKGKVPEVYRIGDCLAPRRVEHAIYEGFKTGRSI; encoded by the coding sequence ATGAACCCGGATTACCACTTTCTTTTTTCCCCGATACGAATAGGGCCGGTGACAGTCCGGAACAGGATTGTCTTTCCGGCCCACCTCACCAATTACGCGGTGAACAACCTGCCCTCGGACAGGCATGCCTTTTATTACGGCGAAAGGGCCCGGGGCGGGGCGGGGCTGATTATAACCGAGGAGCAGTCGGTGCACCCCACCGACCGGGCCTACGAGAAACTGATTGACGGCTGCAATCCGGCGGTGGTGCCGGGGTACCGCCGGATAACCGGCGAGGTCCACCGCTACGGCGGGAAAATATTCGCCCAGCTAAACCACAACGGTCAGCAGGCGTCGGGCGCTTTTTCCGGGCTTCCCGTATGGGGCCCTTCCAGCATTCCCGACCCGCTGTTCCGGGAAGTGCCGAAGGCAATGGAAAAGAGCGATATTCAGGAAGTCATCCGGGGTTTTTGCCTGGTGGCCGGGCATGTAATAAGGGGTGGGTTTGACGGCATTGAAGTGCAGGCTTCCCACAGCTCGCTGCTCAGGCAGTTCATGTCGCCGCTGACTAACGAGCGGACGGATGAGTACGGCGGCTCCTTTGAAAACCGGATGCGGCTTACGGTGGAACTGATGACGGCCCTGCGCCGGATTACCGGCGGGCGCCTGGCCCTGGGCATACGCCTGAGCGGGGATGAGCTGGTGGACGGCGGCCTGACCCTGGCGGAGGCGCGCAAGGCGGCCGCCTACCTCTGCGAGCTGAAGCTGGTCGATTTTATCAACACGAGCATAGCCAGCTTTCACAACCTGTACATGGTGATGGGCTCCATGCATGTGCCGCCGGGATACGGCGCCTTTATTGCGGCATCAATCAGGGAAGTTGCGGATGTGCCGGTTTTTGCCGCCGGGCGGATAAACACCCCGGCTCAGGCGGAGCGGCTTCTGGCGTCAGGCCAGGCCGACATGGTGGCAATCGCCAGGGGGCAGATTTGCGATCCGGAGTTTGCCGTCAAGGCGCTGGAAGGCCGGGAGGACGAAATACGCTACTGCATTTCGTGCAACCAGTGCTGCGCCGCCAGAACCGGGCTGAACCGGGACTTAAGCTGCCTGCAGAACCCCGCGGCGGGGAGGGAGGAAGTTTTTGGCTGCCACTCTGTCGTGAAACCGGCCAGATTGAAAAAAATCATGGTGATCGGTGGGGGGCCGGCAGGGCTGGCGGCTGCCGGGGAAGCGGCCCGCAGGGGGCACCAGGTTACCCTTTTTGAGCGGGAAAATATGCTGGGCGGACAGGTCAACCTGATTGCCAGGCTGCCGGGCCGGTCGGAGTTTGCCGAGGTAATCCGCAACCAGGTTAAGGAGTTGAGAAGTCTGCCCGTTAAAGTTGAGCTGGGCGTTGAGGTGACGGCCGGGCTGGTGGAGAGGGAAAAGCCGGACGCCGTTATTGTGGCTGCCGGTTCGGAAGCCGTCCCGTGCGGCCTGCCCGGTGCCGGCCTGCCCCACGTGATGACCTTTTATGAGGTGCTGGCCGGGCGGGAGGTGCCCGGTAAAAGAGTGCTGGTCGTCGATGAAACGGGCTTCTACCAGGGCGCCGGCACCGCCGAATACCTTGCCCGCCTTAACAAAAAAGTGTTCATCCTGACCTCGTGCCTGTACGCAGGGCCGGACCTGATGCCCACCATGGACCTCCCCCTGTGGTACAGGCGGGTGCTTGGCCTGGGTGCGGAAATGATCGTCAACAGCATTGTCACCTCCATTGAACCCGGCCGGGTTACGGTGATGAACCACTATACCGGGCGGGAAAACGTGCTGGAGGGCATTGACAACGTTGTCCTGGCCCTTCACCCGGGGCCGAGGGATGAAATTTACCGTATGATTAAGGGAAAGGTGCCTGAAGTGTACCGCATCGGCGACTGCCTGGCGCCCCGCAGGGTAGAGCACGCTATTTATGAAGGGTTTAAAACCGGGCGCAGCATATAG
- a CDS encoding uncharacterized conserved protein (containing NifB domain) has protein sequence MKIMKIALPIAGGQLCQHFGHCEEFFFFNVDPGTKKITSKEVLKAPPHQPGLLPRLLHEKGVNVVIAGGMGVRAQDLFRQNGIEVVVGVSPSNGSPENIIMSYLAGSLQTGANLCDH, from the coding sequence ATGAAAATAATGAAGATTGCGCTGCCAATTGCCGGAGGTCAGCTGTGCCAGCATTTTGGGCACTGTGAAGAGTTTTTCTTTTTCAATGTCGACCCCGGCACAAAAAAAATTACGAGTAAAGAAGTGTTAAAAGCACCGCCGCACCAGCCCGGCCTGCTTCCCAGGCTGCTGCATGAAAAGGGAGTGAATGTCGTCATAGCCGGCGGCATGGGGGTCAGGGCGCAGGATTTGTTCAGGCAAAACGGAATAGAGGTTGTAGTAGGGGTTTCTCCGTCCAATGGCAGCCCTGAAAATATAATAATGTCATACCTGGCGGGTTCGTTGCAGACGGGGGCAAATTTATGCGATCATTGA
- the IscU gene encoding NifU homolog (involved in Fe-S cluster formation) yields the protein MEEKVEKQYILDMIGKYSDTVIDHARNPRNVGNIPNCDGFSQETGECGDTMAIWLKVIDNKINNATFWTDGCGTTIACGSMVTEMAKNLSVEEALKIKAEDILNALGGLPEDHAHCAALAAEALRNAVKDYIDTSKFPWKKAYQKKNSTA from the coding sequence ATGGAAGAAAAAGTCGAAAAACAGTATATTTTAGATATGATTGGCAAATACAGCGATACAGTAATTGACCATGCGAGAAACCCGCGCAATGTGGGGAATATCCCCAATTGCGACGGCTTTAGCCAGGAGACGGGTGAATGCGGGGATACAATGGCTATTTGGCTCAAGGTTATTGACAACAAAATTAATAACGCTACCTTTTGGACCGACGGCTGCGGGACGACCATCGCCTGCGGCAGCATGGTCACCGAAATGGCCAAGAACCTTTCTGTCGAAGAAGCCCTTAAAATAAAAGCGGAGGATATTTTGAACGCGCTCGGCGGGCTGCCGGAAGACCACGCCCATTGCGCTGCTCTGGCAGCCGAAGCTTTAAGAAATGCGGTTAAGGATTATATAGACACAAGCAAGTTTCCCTGGAAAAAAGCCTACCAGAAGAAGAATTCAACGGCTTAA
- the NemA gene encoding NADH:flavin oxidoreductases (Old Yellow Enzyme family), translated as MKGHLYKRILSRLKIGNIELPNRIVFGAHPTNFASRNLLSDRHVAYYRERARGGAGMIVLEEQLVHPSDLPYEKALFGFSEEIIPGYRRVAEAVHEHGAVVVAQLNHSGMQSEGSTAMHVLWAPGTVPDVVSREVPKAMEESDIAEVTGGFARAAGHAVAGGLDGVEINAAQFSLVRQFMSPLTNRRADSYGGSLANRLRFCIEILKAVRAVLGEDRLLGIRLCGDELAPWGGLTPEDAAEIAVELEKLDVLDYLTVSAGSLYSLHLSAATFYIEPGFAVEAAAKIKKAVRLPVFAEGRIHRPEYAARIVDEGLVDGVYMNRALICDPWLPRKLERGEVERVRECLSCNQGCQVRHAMGKPLSCAVNPVAGREYEEETAGLRPAGAPKKVLVVGGGPAGMEAARTAAIRGHRVILWEAGPAPGGALAACAHIGEFARLLKTWARELADCGVAVVTGKYCRPEDVLAERPDALVLATGSRTAKPAFPVRKCPAVTAREAAVKPDGVGKTVLFWDEVGDRVMARAVEKLLAGGKTVYFVTPDLFAGGKLAATLELTPFYRRFMAGAAEIFTSSLVIEVDGGRAVVENRFGGRTVTLTGIDTLVYNCWPRPDESLYLALKDRVEEVYRAGDCLAPRGIAEAVRDGYLIGKSL; from the coding sequence ATGAAAGGGCATTTGTATAAAAGAATTTTATCCAGGCTAAAAATAGGGAACATTGAACTTCCGAACAGGATTGTTTTCGGGGCCCATCCCACCAATTTTGCCTCGCGGAATTTGCTTTCGGACCGGCACGTTGCCTACTACCGGGAACGGGCCAGGGGCGGGGCAGGGATGATCGTCCTGGAGGAGCAGCTGGTTCACCCGTCCGATCTGCCCTATGAAAAAGCCCTTTTTGGCTTTAGCGAAGAGATCATCCCAGGTTACCGCCGTGTTGCGGAAGCGGTTCACGAGCATGGCGCCGTAGTGGTAGCCCAGTTGAACCACAGCGGCATGCAATCCGAGGGCAGCACTGCCATGCATGTCCTGTGGGCCCCCGGCACCGTTCCCGACGTGGTGTCCAGGGAAGTCCCCAAAGCTATGGAGGAAAGCGATATCGCGGAAGTGACCGGCGGTTTTGCCCGGGCGGCCGGGCACGCCGTGGCAGGCGGGCTGGACGGGGTGGAGATAAATGCGGCCCAGTTTTCTCTGGTAAGGCAGTTTATGTCGCCCTTGACAAACCGCAGGGCCGACTCTTACGGCGGCAGCCTGGCCAACCGCCTGCGCTTTTGTATAGAAATTCTAAAGGCGGTCAGGGCGGTGCTGGGAGAAGACCGGCTTTTGGGGATAAGGCTGTGCGGCGACGAGTTGGCGCCGTGGGGCGGTTTGACCCCTGAGGATGCGGCGGAAATTGCGGTGGAACTGGAAAAATTAGATGTTCTCGACTACCTGACGGTTTCTGCAGGCAGCCTTTATTCCCTGCACCTGTCGGCCGCCACCTTTTATATTGAACCCGGATTTGCCGTTGAAGCCGCCGCAAAGATAAAGAAGGCGGTAAGGCTGCCTGTTTTCGCAGAAGGGAGGATCCACCGCCCGGAATACGCAGCCAGGATTGTTGATGAAGGGCTGGTGGACGGCGTTTACATGAACCGCGCCTTGATCTGCGATCCGTGGCTGCCCCGCAAACTGGAGCGCGGCGAGGTTGAACGGGTGAGAGAGTGCCTGTCGTGCAACCAGGGCTGCCAGGTCCGGCACGCCATGGGAAAACCCCTTTCCTGTGCGGTCAACCCTGTGGCGGGAAGGGAATATGAAGAAGAAACTGCAGGGCTTCGTCCGGCCGGCGCGCCCAAAAAGGTCCTTGTCGTTGGCGGGGGGCCTGCCGGTATGGAAGCGGCCAGGACCGCAGCCATCCGGGGGCACCGGGTTATCTTGTGGGAGGCGGGGCCTGCACCGGGCGGTGCGCTGGCGGCCTGCGCCCATATCGGCGAGTTTGCAAGGCTTCTTAAGACCTGGGCGAGGGAACTGGCCGACTGCGGGGTGGCGGTTGTCACCGGAAAATATTGCAGGCCGGAGGATGTTCTGGCCGAAAGGCCGGATGCTCTTGTCCTGGCAACAGGTTCCAGAACGGCAAAGCCTGCCTTCCCGGTTCGAAAGTGCCCTGCCGTGACGGCCCGGGAAGCGGCCGTAAAGCCGGACGGGGTTGGAAAAACCGTGCTTTTCTGGGATGAGGTGGGCGACCGGGTAATGGCCCGGGCGGTGGAAAAGCTGCTGGCCGGCGGGAAAACCGTTTATTTCGTTACTCCGGACCTGTTTGCGGGAGGCAAGCTGGCTGCCACGCTGGAGCTTACGCCTTTTTACCGGCGGTTCATGGCCGGAGCGGCAGAAATTTTTACCTCTTCCTTGGTAATAGAAGTAGACGGCGGCCGGGCTGTCGTAGAAAACAGGTTCGGCGGCAGGACCGTTACCCTCACCGGCATAGACACCCTTGTGTACAATTGCTGGCCCAGGCCGGATGAGTCGTTGTACCTGGCCCTGAAAGACAGGGTTGAAGAGGTTTACCGGGCCGGCGACTGCCTGGCCCCCAGGGGCATTGCCGAAGCCGTAAGAGACGGTTACCTGATAGGGAAAAGCCTGTAG
- the MinD gene encoding MinD superfamily P-loop ATPase (containing an inserted ferredoxin domain) — MEIAVISGKGGTGKTSLVASFAALAARPVVADCDVDAADLHLVLKPQIKKMEDFTGGKKARIIPDRCSGCGMCFELCRFGAIIKNGSYRPAYAVDRISCEGCGVCSHFCPEKAIEFSPAVNGRWFVSDTRYGPMVHARLGVAEENSGKLVTLVRNQAREIALKEKRPVIIIDGPPGIGCPVIASITGTDAVLIVAEPTVSGEHDLERVAELVKYFNIPSFLCVNKYDINPGVSKKIEEKAAASGIVAVGRIRYDRSVTEAQIKGLPVVDLKSAPAAEDIKQAWARLMNEIN, encoded by the coding sequence ATGGAAATAGCGGTTATCAGCGGCAAAGGGGGTACGGGTAAGACAAGCCTGGTGGCTTCGTTTGCCGCCCTGGCTGCAAGGCCTGTGGTGGCGGACTGCGACGTGGACGCGGCCGACCTGCACCTGGTTCTAAAGCCGCAGATTAAGAAAATGGAAGATTTTACAGGCGGGAAAAAGGCCAGGATTATACCAGACAGGTGCAGCGGCTGCGGGATGTGCTTCGAACTCTGCCGCTTTGGGGCAATAATTAAGAATGGAAGCTATCGGCCTGCTTATGCCGTTGACCGCATAAGCTGCGAAGGGTGCGGCGTTTGCAGTCATTTTTGCCCGGAGAAGGCAATTGAATTCAGCCCGGCTGTCAACGGCCGGTGGTTCGTTTCGGACACCCGCTACGGGCCCATGGTTCACGCCAGGTTGGGCGTGGCTGAAGAAAACTCCGGAAAGCTGGTCACCCTGGTGCGGAACCAGGCAAGGGAAATCGCTCTGAAAGAAAAACGGCCGGTCATTATTATTGACGGCCCTCCGGGCATAGGCTGCCCTGTTATTGCTTCAATAACTGGTACTGATGCAGTATTGATCGTAGCAGAACCCACCGTATCAGGCGAACATGACCTGGAAAGGGTAGCCGAGCTGGTTAAATATTTTAATATCCCTTCTTTCCTGTGCGTCAACAAGTACGACATCAATCCGGGGGTTAGCAAAAAGATTGAAGAAAAAGCTGCGGCAAGCGGGATTGTCGCTGTGGGCAGGATCCGTTACGACAGATCTGTAACCGAAGCGCAAATTAAAGGGCTTCCTGTGGTGGATCTGAAAAGTGCTCCCGCAGCGGAAGATATTAAGCAAGCCTGGGCAAGACTTATGAATGAAATCAACTAA
- a CDS encoding uncharacterized conserved protein (containing NifB domain): protein MKVAITSQGESLESMLDQRFGRCGWFVVADTEEGNWEAVSNEQNLSSAQGAGIQSAETVCRCGAEAVITGHVGPKAFKVLNAAGIKVYCCTGGTVAEALEKFKKGELKETLEANVEGHWI from the coding sequence GTGAAGGTAGCGATTACTTCCCAGGGGGAGAGCCTTGAAAGCATGCTGGACCAGAGGTTTGGCCGGTGCGGCTGGTTCGTTGTAGCTGACACTGAAGAAGGCAACTGGGAGGCTGTGAGCAATGAGCAGAACCTCAGTTCAGCTCAGGGCGCCGGTATTCAGTCGGCGGAAACGGTGTGCCGCTGCGGAGCAGAGGCTGTTATTACAGGGCATGTCGGTCCGAAGGCTTTTAAGGTATTAAATGCTGCCGGGATAAAAGTTTATTGCTGTACCGGCGGAACGGTGGCGGAAGCTTTGGAAAAATTTAAAAAAGGCGAGCTCAAGGAAACACTTGAGGCTAATGTGGAAGGGCACTGGATTTAA